The Phragmites australis chromosome 13, lpPhrAust1.1, whole genome shotgun sequence DNA window GCTTTGCAGAGCTGTTGAGAATTGAGGAGCAGAGGTTACGCCTTGAGGAGGAGCGTGTCCAACTGGAAAAGGTcaaggaggagaggcaaaaaatcagggaggagagggagatcatgAGCATGGACATTTCGCAAATGGACGAGGACCAGCAGGCATATTACAAGAGCCTACGCCGAAGCATAATCGCAGCTCGCCGAGCTGAATCTGCCCCCTGAGTTTTGGTGCCCATCTTTGCAAACAATGTTTCCTTCACTTCATTTACTTTTCATGCAAACAGACTTTTCCTTTACTGCCTGGTACTTGTTAAGCAAACAGAATTTTCAGTATTGTTTGTTCAATACTATGGACTTGCTACAATTTGTATTACGTGCATGTTTTAGCATATTATATGGTACTGTAAGATTGTGGCCGATTGGCCGAGTATAATAGATGGTGGCCGATTGGCTCAGCTAGGTCTATTTCATTTTGGAGCAGGTATTTGAGATATTAGATGAGGCCAGATATTTCATTATGCTGAAGAACTGTGGGCTGCAAAATTCATGAACTTTTGGTGTGAGTTTGCTGATGATTTTCTTTGCGCTGTCAGGCTCCAGGATCGGCCATTATTGATCTGTTGATCAACATGCATGAGTGCCTGACCATGATCTGCTGTGTTTACTAGACCCAGAATTGGAGTGGGTGAGGTAAACCCTCCACTGGGAGGTTACTGATATCACTGCAGTCCAGATATGTGGCACTTGTAGATGTGCAGGCTCCGAAGTGATATAAAGAGGACGCAAACACTCCTCTGGCAGCGAAACAAGCCCTTCGCAATGGGCGAAACAAGCTGTCGGTTTGTGTGCAAGCAAGCCTACACGCAGAGATGTTAGATTCGGGCAATCTTTCATGTATACAGATGGCCTTACAGCACAAGGAGAGGCTCCATTTTGAAGCGCCGGAAGTGACTCAAGAAGGAGATTCATATATCTTCAGCTTTGCGCACCTGATAACACCAAGTTCAGTTACTTGTGGAAAAACTGTTCGGCAACAAACTGAATTTGTTGTTCATTTGGCACAAGGGAAACCCCAAATATTTCATGATATTTAGTGTGCCTCAAAGTTCACATTAACACAATGAAGCCATGGAAGCGACAGAATGGAACCATGGAATGGCACATTTAGAATCAATAATGGCTAGACATATATTTGAACACGATGTAATGCGACACGATATTACATTTATTTAAGAACATGAGGTCTATTGTCCTCCTGCCTCCTGCCACCTGCCACAGGTGCTCCACAATGTCGTCACGGAGTTGATGATGCGTTGGTCGACTTCTAATTTGCCCGTACCTTTCCATAAATGCTTCAAGCAGGGGGGTTGGTTCGTGAGACGGCACCGCGTCCTCGCCCGAACCCTCGTAGACGTATTCGACAGCACCTTCCGTTCTCTCATCCTCGATTATCATGTTATGCATGATGATACACGCGGTCATTACGTCGCTGAGGATTTCTTGATCCCACAACCTCGCCGCGCCACGGACTATGGGAAACCTGGACTGCAACACTCCAAATGCCTGCTCAACATCCTTTCGTGCAGCCGCCTGCTGCACCACGAAGTGTTGATGCTTCGGGCCTACTGGAGATGGTATGGGTTTCACAAATGTCGCCCACTCTGGGTAGATCTTGTCTGCAAGATAGTACCCCATCGTGTAATGGTGGCCATTAATAGAGTATTGTACCTTGGGTGCTACTCCCCCAGCAAGGTTGTCAAGGAGATGAGACCGGTGCAGCACATTGATGTCGTTCAATGAACCTGGCATCCCgaagaaggcatgccaaatccatagGTCTTGCGATGCCACAGCCTCTAGAATGATAGTCGGTGCATTGACATGACCCCTGAACGAACCGGACCACGCCGTgggacagttcttccacctccagtGCATGCAATCGATGCTTCCAagcatcccggggaaccctcGATGCTGGTTCATATCCAGCAATCGAGCAGTGTCCTCCTCGGTCGGCGCCTGGAGGTACTCGTCACCGAACACCTCGACAATGGCCCGCACGAAACGCCGCATGCTCTCGATGATGGTGCTCTCCCCTAGCCGGAGGCACTCGTCGAGAGAATCTGCAGGAGCATCGTAAGCTAACATACGGAAAGCGGCAGTTACTTTTTGCAAGGGTGACAGCCCAAAGCTCTCCGGCAGCGTTCCTCCTTTGCTTGAACCACGGGTCATGGTCCTCCACCTCCCTCACAATCTTGCAGTACAAATCGCGATTCATCCGGAACCTGCACGGCAATGGATCAGTAGCAGTTCATAAATCGTCCGTACGTACACCATCGGATAGTGTTACCTGCGCTGAAAGATGTAGTCGGGATACACTGCGGACTCAGCAAAGTAGTCGTTGTACAATCGATTGTGTCCCTCTTGACGATTCCTACGGATGCGCCGGTGCCCGGGGACGGAGCCTCCCCACGGCCCTCTGGCCGAAGCTTCGACGTCGGCATGCCATGCGGCAAGCGTCGCTAGGACcaactcatcttcctcatcggacTCCTCGGTGGAgaagcataactctctcatgtaCTGCTTCCATGCAGCACGAGGCTCCATTTCGTGGCTTGCAAATGAGAGCCCCTCTTGCACCTATATATAGTGCCCGGCCGAACCTTCCAAGAGAAGCCACTTGTGCTCCTTCCCTTGCAAGCCACTTTGTCGGAGCCTTCGCCCGCAAG harbors:
- the LOC133889616 gene encoding uncharacterized protein LOC133889616, whose translation is MTRGSSKGGTLPESFGLSPLQKVTAAFRMLAYDAPADSLDECLRLGESTIIESMRRFVRAIVEVFGDEYLQAPTEEDTARLLDMNQHRGFPGMLGSIDCMHWRWKNCPTAWSGSFRGHVNAPTIILEAVASQDLWIWHAFFGMPGSLNDINVLHRSHLLDNLAGGVAPKVQYSINGHHYTMGYYLADKIYPEWATFVKPIPSPVGPKHQHFVVQQAAARKDVEQAFGVLQSRFPIVRGAARLWDQEILSDVMTACIIMHNMIIEDERTEGAVEYVYEGSGEDAVPSHEPTPLLEAFMERYGQIRSRPTHHQLRDDIVEHLWQVAGGRRTIDLMFLNKCNIVSHYIVFKYMSSHY